A region from the Benincasa hispida cultivar B227 chromosome 12, ASM972705v1, whole genome shotgun sequence genome encodes:
- the LOC120067884 gene encoding uncharacterized protein LOC120067884, whose amino-acid sequence MLVQGDFSLDSMQMYSDSFKEALKQTMLSQEVMFREQVLQLHQLYSVQRILMQNFGFKELDRCSFKKAGMKPTFMPYAYPTRYDPLMKETEVSSICMLEKHPAKNYKLQHRPINLQLPPDQYISLIDLEELDLSLDLKIGHPGKENDEEILPYKKSCRMLSEKVIDLEDSVDGDTENVYSFDLNVPIMQSIESEKSHDHISNDHLPTKNEQLGACEAGYLDLNETQNDDLIMTCYSTSGSSPGFEGAVSKGQQANCSSPIWVREKNNCSTGSSTLEQDANLDVMDCGSRNERTETHSTESKFRETSTGDMNNCQYDEAPMGSTANFSKDFINRYDEESKKFEAVIEPPADRHARLQKSEVCSDCSHAVEDGCNSILTVTVSGVSTCNAENDSVGEKKGQILSLPMSNQCHETQKKLHNIETIFSSEQDHKSSGSIESEHDAESSEMKVLLQNAVETLICMSLADSAFDHDCNTKTESNDMGKDQVDQPQHSCDSFELLVLEQTQNDEDDEFSISSSQLFEVTDMTNMNFGVKLRRGRRLKDFRRDILPGLSCLSRHEICEDINIMEAVLRSKEYRKIQAKMQDGRKGCSTPMKSKRSRSRLNNTRRRIIL is encoded by the exons ATGTTGGTACAAGGAGATTTTAGTTTAGATTCAATGCAAATGTATTCTGATTCATTTAAAGAAGCACTGAAGCAAACTATGCTGAGCCAGGAGGTTATGTTTAGAGAACAG GTTCTTCAGTTACATCAATTGTACAGTGTACAAAGGATACTAATGCAGAATTTTGGCTTCAAGGAGCTTGATCGATGCAGTTTTAAGAAAGCAGGGATGAAACCAACTTTCATGCCATATGCATATCCCACAAGATATGATCCATTAATGAAAGAAACCGAAGTTTCCTCGATTTGCATG CTTGAAAAGCATCCAGCTAAAAACTACAAGCTTCAGCACAGGCCTATCAATTTACAGCTTCCTCCAGATCAGTACATTAGCCTCATCG ACTTGGAAGAGTTAgatctttcccttgatctcaAAATTGGGCATCCAGGAAAGGAGAATGACGAAGAAATACTTCCGTACAAGAAGTCCTGTCGTATGCTCTCTGAAAAAGTTATTGATTTGGAAGATTCAGTTGATGGGGATACAGAAAATGTATATTCTTTCGATCTAAATGTTCCAATAATGCAATCCATAG AATCTGAAAAAAGCCATGATCATATCTCAAATGACCATCTCCCTACCAAGAATGAGCAGTTGGGAGCCTGTGAAGCAGGATATCTGGACCTTAATGAAACTCAGAACGATGATTTGATTATGACTTGCTATTCAACCTCGGGCTCGTCACCTGGTTTCGAGGGAGCAGTTAGCAAGGGACAACAAGCCAATTGCTCCTCACCAATTTGGGTCAGAGAGAAGAATAACTGTTCTACTGGATCTTCCACACTTGAACAAGATGCAAATCTAGATGTGATGGATTGTGGTAGTAGAAATGAGAGAACTGAAACTCACTCGACAGAGTCTAAATTTAGGGAAACAAGTACAGGTGATATGAATAACTGTCAATATGATGAGGCTCCAATGGGATCAACAGCAAACTTTTCTAAAGACTTCATTAATCGTTATGATGAGGAAAGTAAAAAATTTGAGGCAGTAATTGAGCCTCCTGCTGACAGGCATGCAAGGCTTCAAAAGAGTGAAGTATGCTCTGATTGTAGTCATGCTGTGGAAGATGGTTGCAACAGCATATTGACGGTGACGGTATCCGGTGTGTCTACCTGTAATGCCGAAAATGACTCAGTTGGGGAGAAGAAGGGGCAAATTTTGAGTCTCCCCATGTCTAACCAGTGTCATGAAACTCAAAAGAAGCTGCATAATATAGAAACCATCTTTTCCAGTGAGCAAGATCACAAGTCTTCTGGTAGCATTGAATCAGAACATGACGCAGAATCTTCTGAAATGAAAGTTCTACTTCAAAACGCGGTTGAAACACTTATTTGTATGTCTTTGGCTGATTCAGCCTTTGATCATGATTGTAACACAAAAACAGAATCTAATGACATGGGAAAAGATCAAGTGGATCAACCACAACATTCTTGTGATTCCTTTGAGTTACTAGTTTTAGAGCAAACACAAAACGATGAAGACGACGAGTTCTCCATATCATCATCACAGTTATTTGAAGTAACTGACATGACGAATATGAATTTTGGAGTTAAATTGAGAAGGGGAAGAAGACTGAAAGACTTCCGAAGAGATATACTTCCTGGTCTATCCTGTCTTTCAAGACATGAGATTTGTGAAGATATTAACATTATGGAAGCTGTTTTAAGGTCAAAAGAATACCGAAAAATCCAAGCTAAAATGCAAGATGGACGGAAAGGGTGCAGCACTCCCATGAAAAGCAAACGATCTCGATCTCGGCTAAATAACACAAGGCGAAGAATCATTTTGTGA
- the LOC120068597 gene encoding adenine phosphoribosyltransferase 3-like isoform X2: MSAYRDEDPRIHGIRTKIRVVPNFPQPGIMFQDITTLLLDPKAFKDTIDLFVERYKGKNISVVAGIEARGFIFGPPIALAIGAKFVPLRKPRKLPGEVISEKYILEYGSDCLEMHVGAIKPHERALVVDDLIATGGTLRAAMNLLERVGAEVIECACVIELPDLKGRERLNDKPLFVLVEYQ; this comes from the exons ATGTCAGCTTACAGAGACGAAGATCCTCGCATCCATGGCATCAGGACTAAGATTCGTGTTGTCCCTAATTTCCCTCAACCAG GTATCATGTTCCAAGACATAACCACTCTGCTACTCGACCCAAAAGCATTCAAAGATACTATTGATTTGTTCGTCGAGCGATACAAAGGGAAAAACATTTCAGTTGTTGCAG GAATTGAAGCTCGAGGTTTTATATTTGGCCCTCCAATTGCATTAGCTATAGGAGCAAAATTTGTTCCTTTAAGGAAACCGAGGAAGCTACCTG GTGAAGTTATTTCTGAAAAGTACATATTGGAATATGGAAGTGATTGCCTGGAGATGCATGTTGGAGCCATCAAACCACATGAACGGGCTTTGGTGGTGGACGACTTGATTGCGACAGGTGGCACTCTTCGTGCAGCTATGAATTTACTTG AACGTGTTGGAGCGGAAGTAATTGAATGTGCTTGCGTCATTGAATTGCCAGATTTAAAG GGTCGGGAACGGTTGAACGATAAGCCATTGTTTGTGCTAGTAGAGTACCAATAA
- the LOC120068597 gene encoding adenine phosphoribosyltransferase 3-like isoform X1, giving the protein MSAYRDEDPRIHGIRTKIRVVPNFPQPGIMFQDITTLLLDPKAFKDTIDLFVERYKGKNISVVAGEKGIEARGFIFGPPIALAIGAKFVPLRKPRKLPGEVISEKYILEYGSDCLEMHVGAIKPHERALVVDDLIATGGTLRAAMNLLERVGAEVIECACVIELPDLKGRERLNDKPLFVLVEYQ; this is encoded by the exons ATGTCAGCTTACAGAGACGAAGATCCTCGCATCCATGGCATCAGGACTAAGATTCGTGTTGTCCCTAATTTCCCTCAACCAG GTATCATGTTCCAAGACATAACCACTCTGCTACTCGACCCAAAAGCATTCAAAGATACTATTGATTTGTTCGTCGAGCGATACAAAGGGAAAAACATTTCAGTTGTTGCAGGTGAAAAAG GAATTGAAGCTCGAGGTTTTATATTTGGCCCTCCAATTGCATTAGCTATAGGAGCAAAATTTGTTCCTTTAAGGAAACCGAGGAAGCTACCTG GTGAAGTTATTTCTGAAAAGTACATATTGGAATATGGAAGTGATTGCCTGGAGATGCATGTTGGAGCCATCAAACCACATGAACGGGCTTTGGTGGTGGACGACTTGATTGCGACAGGTGGCACTCTTCGTGCAGCTATGAATTTACTTG AACGTGTTGGAGCGGAAGTAATTGAATGTGCTTGCGTCATTGAATTGCCAGATTTAAAG GGTCGGGAACGGTTGAACGATAAGCCATTGTTTGTGCTAGTAGAGTACCAATAA